From Bradyrhizobium sp. AZCC 1610:
CCAAATTGACATAGACTCCGTTGCTACTGAAGAAGCCTCCGTATAGGCCGCCAAATCCAACAAATGCCCCCTGATTGTTGATCAGTTCGGGATAGTATTGAGTACCTAAAGAGATGAACTGACCGCTCTGAAAAAAGAACCCACTAAACCCAGCACCGGCTCCTTGGTCGACAATTCCGACGACTTGGCCTAGATCGTTGATCGCGTAGGGGATCGTCCACAGAGAGCCAAAGCCAAAAAGCGAGTAACTAGTGCCATCGTAAAAGAAAGCCTTAGAGGTACCGACGCAATTGCAGGTGCCTTGGTCGAAAGTCCCAACGAATTGCCCTAAAGTATTCGAGCCCGTGAAGTGGACGTTGCGAATATTTGTAAGTCCTGCAAAATCCGGAGGTGCTGGGAAGTTCGTGCTTTTTAACGGACTGGTATAATATGCCGGGCCACCAACCGTGTAGCTGCCGTTCTGGTAGAAGAAAGTATCGGCATAGCTTGGCAATTCAGATGCTAATAGGCAGAACGCCACCAAAAACCATCTCATAAAATCAACTCCACTCAACAAAGCCCCATTCCACCTTCCCGCGCCGGTTGAGTCAATCAGGGACCGGCAACAAAAAGACCGCCCGAAGGCGGTCTCTGTATTCGCGATCGAGGCTTAATCAGGCGGCGAGTGCCGCGACCTTGCGACGCCGATAGGTCATGTAGCCAACGCCGGCAAAGCCGAGGATCATCATAGCCCAGGTGGAGGGTTCGGGAACGGCGGCCACCTGCGTCAAAGTAGTGAGGCGCCCCTGCAATTGTATTCCGAAGGAATCGAGGATAACTCGCGTGTCGCCGAAATCCGCGAGGTTAAACGAGGTTGGCAAGCTACTTGAGCTCAGCCCTTGGCTGGTCACATCTGAGAGGTAGATTCTCATCGATGTCATATAGGTG
This genomic window contains:
- a CDS encoding PEP-CTERM sorting domain-containing protein, coding for MRWFLVAFCLLASELPSYADTFFYQNGSYTVGGPAYYTSPLKSTNFPAPPDFAGLTNIRNVHFTGSNTLGQFVGTFDQGTCNCVGTSKAFFYDGTSYSLFGFGSLWTIPYAINDLGQVVGIVDQGAGAGFSGFFFQSGQFISLGTQYYPELINNQGAFVGFGGLYGGFFSSNGVYVNLDPPGFDHRGYVRVTGLDDSGGVYGYFVNAAPAPEPSTWAMLLIGFAGLGFAAYRRSRN